A section of the Solitalea canadensis DSM 3403 genome encodes:
- a CDS encoding Piwi domain-containing protein: MNLASNIFSIELSFDKFNIQRIPWSDGKLDQLRKEHNQNYSFFKKGEYIYISPAEENLTILGELITLKVDEEPLIIGSLIRHIFFRAFKNQFPKIKPTFNPFTFPSTKDEHNLILDELPNNLKSTISYKKLNEIDIKRSEINGRKKFLLIIGSSYKWALRQNCQWLQEQGFDISTLEVARLIKYENSQEVVAPTFQAIGRVISSYDSVATVETNDGNQTFNLKDLYLNKTHDNIRLYLEFVLGATRAESILSTVKQKEFSRNDPYILNKEISQISKVISEIEYKNGDGFTFLISKNSTVEFPTLQLESPKYLFDISFTKTDSSPIKGLAQFGPYDYGKYFEVSHPKVLVVCHRNSSGAFTQFLGRLKDGFSEAPTFTQGILKLYRLLAIDFHFVEVDSFTKDSFMTAIKGAVELTNKDFDIAIIETKEEFKRNSPSEDIYWLAKSYLLQHAITVQFIKETNARNPKFILDSCALQIYAKLGGTPWILPSSPNIAHELIVGIGSSLIRDNIYAGAQQHKVVGITTFFNADGKYIFSNKSKEVAYQDYFQELLTSLKGSIDIISKEQAWNDREIVRIIFHVFKPMKDLEVEVVGKLIAQYPQYDIKFAFVSFGEHHPYMIFDLDQKGLSSRYTSHVKGKLTPARGTNLMLEPGVCLLQLKGPEDVKTDKQGFTGPLLIRIHRKSTFTDASYIVQQVYRLTNISYRTFKPSQLPVTLFYASLITEQLNKLKSIDGWNASFIKSQRNKKWFI, from the coding sequence ATGAACCTTGCAAGTAATATATTCTCAATTGAACTTTCATTTGATAAATTCAACATTCAAAGAATACCCTGGAGTGATGGTAAACTAGACCAACTTCGTAAAGAACACAATCAGAATTATTCCTTTTTTAAAAAAGGCGAATACATCTATATTTCACCTGCAGAAGAAAATCTCACCATCTTAGGTGAATTGATAACACTTAAAGTCGATGAAGAGCCCCTGATTATTGGATCTCTGATCAGACATATATTTTTTCGAGCCTTTAAGAATCAGTTTCCCAAGATTAAACCAACTTTTAATCCTTTCACCTTCCCTTCTACGAAAGATGAACACAACCTCATTCTTGATGAGTTACCTAATAATTTAAAGTCTACCATCTCATACAAAAAGTTAAACGAGATTGATATTAAACGTTCAGAAATTAATGGAAGAAAAAAATTCTTACTGATTATCGGTAGTTCTTATAAATGGGCTTTAAGACAAAATTGCCAATGGCTACAGGAACAAGGGTTTGATATATCAACGCTTGAAGTGGCCAGATTAATAAAATATGAAAATAGCCAAGAAGTAGTAGCGCCAACATTTCAAGCAATTGGCCGGGTTATTTCATCGTATGATTCCGTTGCTACTGTTGAAACAAATGATGGTAACCAAACTTTTAATTTAAAAGATCTTTATCTGAATAAGACCCATGATAACATCAGATTATATTTGGAATTTGTGTTAGGAGCAACAAGAGCTGAAAGTATATTATCAACTGTCAAGCAGAAGGAGTTTTCGAGAAATGACCCTTATATTTTAAATAAAGAAATTTCTCAAATATCTAAGGTAATTTCAGAAATTGAGTACAAGAATGGTGATGGATTTACTTTTCTAATTTCTAAAAACAGCACAGTCGAGTTTCCAACACTTCAACTTGAAAGCCCAAAGTACCTTTTCGATATATCTTTTACAAAGACGGATTCTTCACCAATAAAAGGCTTAGCGCAGTTTGGACCGTATGATTATGGAAAATATTTTGAAGTAAGCCATCCAAAAGTTTTGGTTGTCTGTCATAGAAATTCTAGTGGAGCATTTACACAATTTCTTGGTCGTCTCAAAGATGGTTTTAGCGAAGCTCCGACATTCACACAAGGTATTTTGAAGCTATATCGTCTCCTCGCCATAGATTTTCATTTCGTGGAAGTAGATTCATTTACGAAAGACAGTTTTATGACTGCGATAAAAGGTGCAGTAGAGCTAACCAATAAAGATTTTGATATAGCGATTATAGAAACGAAAGAAGAGTTCAAAAGGAATAGTCCGTCTGAGGATATTTACTGGTTAGCAAAATCATATTTACTTCAACATGCTATAACAGTACAGTTTATAAAAGAAACAAATGCAAGAAATCCGAAATTTATCTTGGATTCCTGCGCTTTACAAATATACGCTAAGCTTGGAGGAACGCCATGGATTTTGCCGTCAAGTCCAAACATAGCTCACGAACTTATTGTTGGCATCGGTAGCTCGCTAATCCGCGATAATATTTATGCAGGTGCACAGCAGCACAAAGTAGTGGGAATTACAACTTTTTTCAACGCTGACGGTAAATATATATTTAGCAATAAATCAAAAGAAGTTGCTTATCAGGATTATTTTCAGGAATTGCTGACTAGTCTAAAGGGTTCTATTGATATAATATCAAAAGAGCAGGCATGGAATGATAGAGAAATTGTCCGTATTATCTTCCATGTTTTTAAACCCATGAAAGACCTTGAAGTTGAGGTTGTGGGAAAATTGATTGCTCAATATCCTCAATATGATATAAAATTTGCTTTCGTGTCTTTTGGTGAACATCATCCGTATATGATTTTTGATCTCGATCAAAAAGGTCTGTCATCTCGATACACCAGCCATGTAAAAGGAAAGCTTACGCCTGCACGAGGAACTAATTTAATGCTTGAACCAGGAGTATGCCTTCTCCAACTCAAAGGACCAGAAGATGTAAAAACTGATAAGCAAGGCTTTACAGGTCCATTATTAATAAGGATACACCGTAAATCAACTTTCACTGATGCTTCATATATTGTTCAACAGGTCTATCGATTAACAAATATATCCTATCGAACTTTCAAACCCTCACAACTACCTGTGACATTATTTTACGCCTCGTTGATCACTGAACAACTTAACAAATTAAAGTCAATTGATGGGTGGAATGCTTCGTTTATTAAGTCCCAAAGAAACAAAAAATGGTTTATATAG
- a CDS encoding DUF6132 family protein encodes MKKYVKKYWLTIIGVAAGAVAGYFYWQQIGCSSGTCLITSKPLNSTVYGAVMGGLLFSLFMKSDKESV; translated from the coding sequence ATGAAGAAGTACGTTAAAAAGTATTGGCTCACCATTATCGGTGTAGCTGCAGGTGCAGTGGCAGGTTATTTCTATTGGCAGCAAATCGGATGCAGCTCGGGGACTTGTCTCATCACTTCGAAACCATTAAACAGTACTGTTTACGGAGCTGTAATGGGTGGACTTTTATTTTCACTGTTTATGAAGAGTGATAAGGAATCTGTGTGA
- a CDS encoding rhodanese-like domain-containing protein — translation MFDILKNLFAKKDNNKLSEALKNGAFLVDVRTPAEFSAGSVKGAVNIPLDKLQGQLAKFKGKKSIVVFCRSGNRSSLAKTILEQNGFQNVINGGTWKNVYEVANN, via the coding sequence ATGTTTGACATACTTAAAAATCTGTTTGCAAAAAAAGATAATAATAAATTGAGTGAGGCCCTAAAGAATGGCGCCTTTTTAGTAGATGTTCGCACTCCTGCCGAGTTTTCGGCAGGTAGTGTAAAAGGAGCTGTAAACATTCCTTTGGATAAATTGCAGGGGCAACTCGCAAAATTCAAAGGCAAGAAAAGTATCGTTGTCTTTTGTCGGAGCGGCAACCGTAGCAGCCTGGCAAAAACCATTCTGGAACAAAATGGATTTCAAAATGTGATAAACGGCGGTACCTGGAAAAATGTATACGAGGTAGCCAATAACTAA
- a CDS encoding OsmC family protein, translated as MSKEQYYEVNLQWNDGRTGSLSSPVLNETITCATPPEFPNGVPGIWSPEHLYAATINSCYMSTFLAVAENFKLPFSDFSCKTVCKLEVVEGKYLITEAVIAPTVTLQDHEADKDKALKVLEKSKSACLVTNSIKTAISLNISLS; from the coding sequence ATGTCAAAAGAACAGTATTACGAAGTAAACTTACAATGGAATGATGGAAGAACAGGCTCATTATCATCACCTGTTTTAAATGAAACAATTACATGTGCAACACCACCCGAGTTTCCGAATGGCGTTCCCGGCATCTGGTCGCCTGAACATTTGTACGCCGCTACAATTAACAGTTGTTATATGTCAACCTTTTTGGCTGTTGCTGAAAATTTCAAATTGCCATTCAGCGATTTTTCATGTAAAACAGTATGTAAGCTGGAAGTGGTTGAAGGTAAATACTTGATTACCGAAGCGGTGATTGCTCCCACAGTAACCCTGCAGGATCACGAAGCCGATAAGGATAAAGCATTAAAGGTTTTAGAAAAATCGAAGTCAGCTTGCCTGGTAACAAACTCGATTAAAACGGCCATTAGCCTCAATATCAGTCTGTCGTAA
- a CDS encoding Crp/Fnr family transcriptional regulator, whose translation MEALQQITEFKTSPELVGKLNQYGIRKNYKAGSIILNEESPIRSIPIVTKGALKVIRTEEDGREILLYYIKAGESCIMSFLGGLHNETSKVKAEVEEDAEILFLPVDKVSLFIKEYPQWLDYIFRLYHKRFEELLEVINATAFKKVDERLLTLLHKKKDLTGNNTLNITHEQLANELGTARVVVSRLLKQLEEIGAVRLGRNKITLM comes from the coding sequence ATGGAAGCACTGCAGCAAATAACTGAATTTAAAACCTCTCCTGAACTGGTTGGCAAGCTGAATCAGTATGGCATACGAAAGAATTATAAAGCCGGTAGTATTATCCTTAACGAGGAATCGCCTATTCGTTCCATTCCTATTGTTACCAAAGGGGCGCTGAAAGTTATCAGGACCGAAGAGGATGGCCGAGAAATTTTACTGTATTATATAAAGGCAGGAGAAAGCTGCATTATGTCTTTCCTGGGTGGCTTGCATAATGAAACAAGTAAAGTAAAAGCAGAAGTTGAAGAAGATGCCGAAATCCTTTTCCTCCCTGTTGATAAAGTGTCCTTATTCATCAAAGAATATCCGCAATGGCTGGATTATATCTTCCGTTTATATCACAAACGATTTGAAGAATTGCTGGAAGTGATTAACGCTACAGCATTTAAGAAAGTAGATGAACGTTTACTGACGTTGTTGCATAAGAAGAAGGATTTAACAGGAAATAATACCTTAAACATCACCCATGAGCAATTGGCGAATGAATTGGGTACTGCACGTGTGGTAGTGTCAAGGCTGCTGAAACAGTTGGAAGAAATAGGCGCCGTTCGCCTGGGCAGAAATAAAATTACCCTTATGTAA
- a CDS encoding TlpA disulfide reductase family protein — protein sequence MRILLTLLLALPYSLFAQEVTYTINGKIENIKAPAKAYLSYTLKGKRVIDSTIIKSNTFAFTGKITTPLLAKILIDHNGQGLQTKMDEKSLYLAEGNVQLITKDSVKNAVLKGSKINDDYSKYQKLLADPEKIISGLNDKWMKATDEQRKDQTFADGLKKIYDPASEEKVKLQKQFIQENPDSYISLIALREVAGSIIDIDIAEPLFNNLSAVNKNTKTGIDFAKRLSTARATAVGAIAPEFTQIDSLGNSIKLSDFKGKYVLIDFWASWCGPCRAENPNVVKVYEKFKDKNFTILGISLDQKKGAWLKAINDDKLVWTQVSDLKSWENEVAKLYDIRSIPANLLLDKNGKIIAKNLRGEKLAEVLTQYIEN from the coding sequence ATGAGAATATTATTAACATTATTATTAGCACTACCATACTCACTTTTTGCACAAGAAGTAACCTATACAATAAATGGTAAGATTGAAAATATAAAAGCACCGGCGAAGGCTTATTTGTCTTATACTTTAAAAGGGAAAAGGGTTATTGATTCTACCATTATCAAAAGCAATACTTTTGCCTTTACAGGTAAAATTACAACCCCTTTACTTGCTAAAATATTGATTGATCACAATGGGCAGGGACTTCAAACGAAAATGGACGAAAAATCACTTTATTTAGCAGAAGGGAATGTGCAATTAATAACCAAAGACTCCGTAAAAAATGCAGTGCTAAAAGGATCAAAAATAAATGATGATTACAGTAAGTATCAAAAACTACTGGCTGATCCTGAAAAAATTATTAGTGGTTTGAACGATAAATGGATGAAAGCAACTGATGAGCAACGAAAAGATCAGACATTCGCTGATGGGTTGAAGAAGATTTATGACCCTGCTTCTGAAGAAAAAGTAAAGCTTCAAAAACAATTTATCCAAGAGAATCCAGATAGCTACATTAGTTTGATTGCTTTAAGAGAAGTTGCCGGCAGTATCATTGATATCGATATAGCAGAACCCCTCTTTAATAACTTATCTGCTGTTAACAAAAATACTAAAACAGGTATTGATTTCGCCAAGCGTTTAAGTACTGCACGTGCCACTGCTGTAGGCGCTATAGCCCCTGAATTTACTCAAATAGATTCATTAGGAAATAGTATCAAACTTTCTGACTTCAAAGGCAAATACGTACTGATTGATTTCTGGGCATCTTGGTGTGGTCCTTGTCGTGCAGAGAACCCTAATGTGGTAAAAGTTTATGAAAAGTTTAAAGATAAGAACTTTACCATATTGGGAATTTCTCTTGATCAAAAGAAAGGTGCATGGTTGAAGGCTATTAATGACGATAAACTTGTGTGGACTCAAGTATCAGATCTCAAATCATGGGAAAATGAAGTAGCGAAATTATACGACATTCGTAGTATACCTGCTAATCTTTTACTTGATAAAAACGGTAAAATAATAGCTAAGAACTTACGCGGAGAAAAACTGGCTGAAGTATTGACACAATATATTGAAAACTAA
- a CDS encoding RagB/SusD family nutrient uptake outer membrane protein: MYLKNKIQYIAKISNRLAVRSFLILTVLLCSCKEFVTVENPPDILTSDKIFTSDKSATAAMLSIYIDMMNDQYGSNGSFVCFSMSALGGMSANELSWTQSNTSAPLYQQFYDHNLTPDNSYVGALWSDGYMYIYRTNAIIKGLTTASGMTEATRKQLEGEAKFMRAFCYFYLVNLFGDVPLVLNTNYQENMLLPRTPTSKVWEQIIADLKDAKVLLSDIYPTAERLRPNRWTASALLARAYLYNNRWQDAENESDAIISSGVYAASLPPLNEVFKKESAETIWQLQPVRANSNTVEAGQFLVIGDTRPNFELSQGLLNAFEPNDNRKTNWIGFSNPVNPTWAFPAKYKAGVGAVTEYYVVFRLTEQYLIRAEARAQLSKLSLATADLDKVRQRAGLSSTTASDKPSILLAIEKERQVEFFAEWGHRWLDLKRTNRAEVILKPLSPPDAWKPGSELFPIPDLEIRANPYLVQNSAY; the protein is encoded by the coding sequence ATGTATTTAAAAAATAAAATCCAATATATAGCTAAAATAAGCAATAGGCTGGCTGTGCGCAGTTTTTTAATATTGACAGTACTTTTATGTTCATGTAAGGAGTTTGTAACTGTTGAAAACCCACCGGACATTTTAACCAGTGATAAAATATTTACCAGTGATAAATCGGCTACAGCTGCGATGTTATCTATTTACATCGATATGATGAACGATCAATACGGCAGCAATGGATCGTTTGTATGCTTTTCAATGTCAGCGCTTGGAGGTATGTCGGCAAATGAGTTATCGTGGACTCAAAGTAATACGTCAGCTCCTCTATACCAACAATTCTATGATCATAACTTAACGCCCGACAACTCATATGTAGGGGCTCTTTGGAGTGATGGCTATATGTATATTTATAGAACCAATGCCATTATTAAAGGACTTACAACGGCAAGTGGAATGACTGAAGCAACAAGAAAACAACTGGAAGGAGAAGCCAAATTTATGAGGGCCTTCTGCTATTTCTATCTTGTTAACTTATTTGGAGATGTTCCCCTGGTATTAAATACCAATTATCAAGAAAACATGCTTCTTCCGCGTACCCCAACGAGTAAAGTATGGGAACAGATTATTGCTGACCTAAAGGATGCTAAAGTATTATTGTCAGACATTTACCCAACTGCTGAACGTCTTCGTCCTAACCGTTGGACTGCAAGTGCTTTATTAGCCCGGGCCTATTTATATAATAACAGGTGGCAGGATGCAGAGAACGAGTCTGATGCAATTATTTCTTCAGGAGTCTATGCTGCTAGTTTGCCTCCATTAAACGAAGTCTTTAAAAAGGAAAGCGCTGAAACGATCTGGCAATTACAGCCAGTGAGGGCTAATTCAAACACTGTTGAAGCTGGTCAATTTCTTGTTATTGGCGATACACGACCAAATTTTGAATTATCGCAAGGATTGTTAAATGCGTTTGAACCCAATGATAACCGAAAAACCAATTGGATTGGGTTCAGCAATCCTGTAAACCCGACCTGGGCGTTTCCGGCAAAATATAAAGCAGGAGTAGGAGCGGTAACCGAATACTATGTTGTATTCAGACTTACAGAGCAATACCTTATAAGAGCTGAAGCGCGTGCTCAACTCAGCAAACTATCGTTAGCAACGGCCGATTTGGATAAGGTTCGCCAGCGAGCAGGGTTATCTTCAACCACTGCAAGTGATAAGCCCTCCATTTTACTCGCTATCGAAAAGGAGCGTCAGGTGGAATTTTTTGCTGAATGGGGACATCGATGGTTAGATTTAAAAAGAACAAACAGAGCTGAAGTTATTTTGAAACCACTTTCTCCTCCTGATGCCTGGAAACCAGGTTCAGAGCTATTTCCTATTCCGGATCTTGAGATAAGGGCTAATCCTTACTTGGTACAAAATTCAGCTTATTAA
- a CDS encoding TonB-dependent receptor, translated as MKLIFVILTVTILHASANSFGQSVSIRENNIALVNAINEIRKQTGYDFFYNDRLIDNAKKVDLNLKNVSIDEALKACFADQDLIYTIDDKIVTIKPKEVSIVNKIINYLALIEVKGLILDEKGQPLPGATVIAKGTAKSVITDAEGRFILSADQGSTLVVIYVGYKKKEIQVQSNSVTIQMVPDVANLDQVQVIAYGTTTRRLNTGTVAKIKGEDIRNQPVENPVLALSGRLPGVQITQASGNPGAPVSVIIRGKSSLGASSEPLYVIDGVPFAHALGNVTFATGTSAQTLGGLMSGTAGTSPFVNINPADIESMEVLKDADATAIYGSRGANGVVLITTRRAKAGKTTLDFSFNSGWSRPSRLPKMLNTQQYVAMRKEAFKNDGIVPTTANATDLMVWDTTRYTDWTKLLLDKTARSYDSQLRLSGGGQQTQFSLAAGYHRETPPYYGNMYDDRVNLHSNINHRSSDDKFSVSFNATYSTDKNNFVTSDILNGINTIPNAPYPIDSHGNLVWRDQGINFTNPLSYTEKKYIGLTENMLSSINMGYNIANGLRLKLDAGFNLLKLDQTTTNPLKSQSPFNTNAISSAEFFNQSQKNWIAEPQAEYTKQWGKSHLQVLAGGSFQEQEGSNERISASGYTNDELLLTPGPAATKSVTSSYSKYRYTAGFGRISYNWAGKYLVNISARRDGSSRFGPGKQFGNFGAIGTAWIFSEESFMKNLSFLSFGKLRASMGVTGNDRVGNYQYISQWLPTSAAVPYQGTSGIYPYNLENPDYAWERNKKWEMAMELSFLNDRIYVSADYYLNRTDNQLTGLTLPSQVGYSYVNANRDAILQNSGWELMLNTTNIQSKEFSWKTSFNLTIPRNKLIAYPGLEDTYYASVWSIGQPVTISKWIKYEGVDPSTGLHKLTGTSLPKDQTEVYDLAQRYYGGLQNTLSYKGFTLDFFFHFVNKLGKTSILFNAPGTRSNQSIEVLDRWQKPGDITNVQRFTTTGTAATNYSYYANYSDARISNASFIRLKNISLSYQLDKKLAQKVKAENIRMYLQAQNLFTISPYKIGDPETMSFNSMPPLSTMTAGLQVMF; from the coding sequence ATGAAGCTAATCTTTGTAATATTAACGGTTACCATTCTCCATGCGAGTGCCAATTCATTTGGACAAAGCGTTTCAATCCGTGAAAATAATATTGCACTTGTTAATGCAATTAATGAAATCAGAAAGCAAACCGGATATGATTTCTTTTACAACGATCGCTTGATTGATAATGCAAAAAAAGTTGATTTAAACTTAAAAAATGTATCAATTGATGAGGCTCTTAAGGCATGCTTTGCTGATCAGGACTTAATTTATACCATTGATGATAAAATTGTAACCATTAAACCCAAAGAGGTAAGTATTGTTAACAAGATTATTAACTATTTAGCGCTTATAGAGGTAAAAGGTTTGATCCTCGATGAGAAGGGACAACCTTTACCTGGAGCTACTGTAATTGCTAAAGGAACAGCTAAATCTGTAATTACAGATGCCGAAGGCCGCTTCATTTTATCAGCAGACCAAGGAAGCACCCTTGTTGTTATCTATGTGGGATATAAGAAAAAAGAAATTCAAGTTCAGTCAAATTCGGTTACCATACAAATGGTTCCAGATGTTGCCAACCTGGACCAAGTACAGGTAATTGCCTATGGAACCACTACTCGAAGGTTAAATACGGGAACCGTTGCAAAAATAAAAGGAGAAGATATCCGAAATCAACCGGTAGAAAACCCCGTATTGGCACTCAGTGGCAGATTACCCGGTGTTCAAATTACGCAGGCAAGCGGTAATCCAGGTGCTCCTGTAAGTGTAATTATTCGCGGAAAAAGTTCTTTGGGGGCAAGCTCAGAACCTTTATATGTAATTGATGGAGTGCCATTCGCACACGCATTAGGAAACGTTACTTTTGCTACCGGTACTTCGGCTCAAACCTTAGGTGGTCTAATGAGTGGAACTGCAGGCACCAGCCCGTTTGTAAATATCAACCCTGCGGATATTGAAAGCATGGAAGTGTTAAAAGATGCAGATGCCACCGCTATTTATGGCTCAAGAGGAGCTAACGGTGTAGTGCTCATTACCACAAGAAGGGCTAAGGCGGGTAAAACAACATTAGATTTCAGTTTTAATTCAGGATGGTCAAGACCATCCCGCCTTCCAAAAATGCTAAATACGCAACAGTATGTGGCCATGCGTAAAGAGGCTTTTAAAAATGATGGTATTGTCCCAACAACAGCAAATGCAACCGATTTAATGGTATGGGATACCACTCGTTATACAGATTGGACTAAACTTTTACTTGATAAAACCGCGCGTAGTTATGATAGTCAGCTACGCTTATCAGGTGGTGGGCAGCAAACGCAATTCTCTTTGGCGGCAGGATATCATCGTGAAACACCTCCCTACTATGGCAATATGTATGATGATAGAGTAAACCTGCACTCAAATATAAATCACCGTTCTTCAGATGATAAGTTTTCGGTTTCATTTAATGCAACTTACAGCACGGATAAAAATAATTTTGTTACATCAGACATTTTAAACGGAATTAACACAATTCCTAATGCTCCTTACCCAATTGATTCACATGGTAACTTAGTTTGGAGAGATCAGGGTATTAACTTCACCAATCCATTATCATATACTGAGAAAAAGTACATAGGCCTAACTGAAAATATGCTTTCGAGCATTAACATGGGCTATAATATTGCTAATGGCTTACGGTTAAAACTTGATGCAGGGTTTAATCTATTGAAGCTCGATCAAACAACTACAAATCCGTTAAAATCACAAAGCCCATTTAACACAAATGCCATTAGTTCAGCAGAATTTTTCAATCAATCTCAAAAGAACTGGATTGCAGAGCCGCAGGCAGAATATACGAAACAGTGGGGTAAAAGCCATTTGCAGGTATTAGCAGGGGGAAGTTTCCAGGAACAGGAAGGATCTAACGAAAGAATAAGTGCAAGTGGTTACACTAATGATGAGCTATTGTTAACACCGGGTCCTGCTGCTACTAAAAGCGTCACTAGTTCATACAGTAAATACCGGTACACTGCTGGATTTGGACGTATAAGCTATAACTGGGCAGGCAAATATTTAGTAAATATTTCTGCCCGTCGAGATGGTTCAAGCAGGTTTGGGCCGGGTAAACAATTTGGTAATTTTGGAGCAATAGGAACAGCTTGGATATTTTCAGAAGAAAGTTTTATGAAAAACCTGTCCTTTCTCAGTTTTGGTAAATTGAGAGCAAGTATGGGGGTTACAGGAAATGACCGTGTAGGAAATTATCAATACATATCGCAATGGCTCCCTACCTCAGCTGCCGTTCCATATCAGGGAACATCTGGAATTTATCCCTATAATTTGGAAAACCCTGACTATGCCTGGGAACGAAATAAGAAATGGGAAATGGCAATGGAGTTATCCTTCCTGAATGATAGGATTTATGTAAGTGCAGACTATTACTTAAATAGGACTGATAATCAATTAACAGGACTAACGCTCCCGTCGCAGGTAGGGTATTCATATGTTAATGCAAACAGAGATGCTATACTTCAAAACTCTGGTTGGGAACTCATGCTTAATACAACCAATATTCAATCAAAAGAATTCAGTTGGAAAACCTCATTCAATCTTACCATTCCACGTAATAAATTAATAGCTTATCCGGGATTGGAAGATACTTATTATGCCAGTGTGTGGTCAATCGGGCAGCCTGTAACAATTTCTAAGTGGATTAAATATGAAGGTGTTGATCCTAGCACTGGTTTACATAAACTAACAGGAACCTCACTACCCAAAGATCAAACAGAGGTTTATGATTTAGCTCAACGTTATTACGGTGGATTACAAAACACACTTAGCTATAAAGGATTTACACTGGATTTCTTTTTCCATTTTGTAAATAAACTGGGTAAGACCAGCATCTTGTTTAATGCTCCGGGAACCCGATCTAATCAATCTATTGAAGTACTTGATAGATGGCAAAAGCCTGGTGACATTACAAATGTTCAGCGATTTACAACAACAGGTACTGCTGCGACTAACTACAGTTATTATGCTAACTATTCTGATGCGCGTATTTCAAATGCATCTTTTATACGACTAAAAAACATATCACTTTCTTACCAGTTAGATAAAAAGCTCGCGCAGAAAGTAAAAGCTGAAAATATTCGGATGTATTTACAGGCCCAAAACTTGTTCACCATCAGTCCGTACAAAATTGGAGATCCTGAAACAATGAGTTTCAATTCTATGCCTCCGTTGAGTACAATGACAGCTGGCCTTCAGGTAATGTTTTAG
- a CDS encoding FecR family protein, with the protein MSIIDKHIFFEILRKYQQGQASAEEIRFLHAYYHSFEVYPDFLVPENEHLHAKLEREIKNAVDNQLNQYQNGIKRRKLQKLAFKYAAAAILILSVGSYFIISKKQGTKKTEQELSLATRIVPGGNNAILTLADGSTVVLNDIKNGVVANENNAVITKNGDDQIVYTLNKNSSSVKVSQNVLATPKGGTYHVVLPDGTKVWLNAASSLTYPTEFIGKERIVKVNGEAYFEVAHNETKPFKVIAANQEVAVLGTHFNVNSYASEAAVKTTLLQGSVRVSLIENERTKQTSVVILKPGQQSLSNQYLVVQQADIKQVMGWKNGDFIFKRAPLDEIMRELERWYDIEVEFTTDIRIDRTYSGLLSRSKNLATVLKMLKSTGQIKFEIEGKKIKVTEIN; encoded by the coding sequence ATGTCAATTATTGATAAGCATATTTTTTTTGAAATTTTAAGGAAGTATCAGCAAGGACAAGCTTCAGCAGAAGAAATACGTTTTTTGCATGCGTATTACCATTCATTTGAAGTTTACCCGGATTTTCTTGTTCCAGAAAATGAGCATTTACATGCAAAGCTTGAAAGAGAAATCAAGAATGCAGTTGATAATCAATTGAATCAATATCAGAATGGTATTAAGCGAAGAAAATTACAAAAGCTTGCATTTAAATATGCTGCTGCTGCAATTCTAATCTTATCAGTAGGTTCTTATTTCATTATAAGTAAAAAACAGGGAACTAAAAAAACTGAACAGGAATTAAGCCTGGCCACTCGTATTGTTCCGGGAGGCAATAATGCCATTTTAACTTTAGCGGATGGATCAACAGTTGTTCTTAACGATATTAAAAATGGAGTAGTGGCTAATGAAAATAATGCTGTGATTACTAAAAATGGGGATGATCAGATAGTTTATACCTTAAACAAGAATAGCTCGTCTGTTAAAGTTTCCCAAAATGTGTTAGCCACACCCAAAGGAGGCACCTACCATGTAGTGTTACCGGACGGCACTAAAGTCTGGTTAAATGCAGCTTCTTCATTGACTTATCCAACGGAGTTCATTGGTAAGGAGCGAATAGTAAAGGTAAATGGAGAAGCTTATTTTGAAGTAGCTCACAACGAAACAAAACCTTTTAAAGTAATAGCTGCAAATCAAGAAGTTGCGGTATTGGGTACGCATTTTAATGTTAACAGTTATGCAAGCGAAGCGGCTGTTAAAACTACACTCCTACAGGGATCTGTACGTGTTTCCTTAATTGAGAATGAACGTACAAAACAAACTTCAGTAGTAATATTGAAACCAGGTCAGCAATCACTTAGTAACCAATATCTAGTGGTACAACAGGCTGACATTAAACAAGTAATGGGCTGGAAAAATGGCGACTTTATTTTTAAGAGAGCCCCGTTAGATGAAATAATGAGAGAGCTGGAAAGATGGTACGATATAGAGGTTGAGTTTACTACAGATATCCGAATAGATCGAACGTATAGTGGATTACTTTCCAGAAGTAAAAACCTTGCAACTGTTTTAAAAATGCTCAAATCAACTGGTCAAATAAAGTTTGAAATTGAAGGAAAGAAAATAAAGGTTACCGAAATCAATTAG